In Lytechinus pictus isolate F3 Inbred chromosome 13, Lp3.0, whole genome shotgun sequence, the DNA window catacatacatacatacatacatacatacatacttacacccatacataaataaataaataaatgaataaataaattaaaagacagAAATCATggatgaaggaaagaaagttaaataaaaaaaaaacgcgaaATGCTCGCATCATCACCCACCATGCCCGCTCAAAAAGGAATTTTGGATAATTGTATTCACATCTTCATAAGACGGAACCGCTATTTCCCTACAACAAAATTGTCATCAAGACAAGACAGAAATTGAATCTTCCAACATCAACCAAATGGGAACCCAAATGCAAACAGTCAAAAGCACTTCACCACGATGTAGCCATCGAAATTATTTCAGGAAAGGGTCTCGTACGTGTATCCattatcatggggggggggggggggtcacgagagggggaggggtagggGTGACCACCTCCTATGATTttcaagtattaaaaaaaaagtgggaagaagaaagaaaaaagggagaaaatgaaGGAATGGAAGGGAGAAAAACATATGAAGTAGGGGTTAGGGCTTTGAGACTCTACCACATCTGTGCAaataaaattgagaaaaaacatGACGTCATCTTAGGTCTCTTtcccgcccctcccccattcctATCAAACTATCGTGGCGCCGTCCCTGTCCATTGCAATGTGATCAATGAGATGGAATCAcatgttcaacatttcccctTTCCTGATTGATTTAGAAATTCATTCGAGATTGGCCTATGGATCTGGTGAAACACGAATATcgtgtcattatttatataacTTGTAGATGCACGAGTTCTTCgaaaaatatacatgaaaagtGACCGTAAATAGCAACTCATCATcaatgccaaaaaaaaaactcgcCTACAATTACAAACCGCGAATATTTGGTCGATTTCTCTAATTGTTGTGGACGCCATGACTTCGACAGTACGAATTAGAGCATAGATATTAAACGCGTCATCAGATGTACTAGTTACCAGGATGCCCAACTTTTCGGAAGAAGGAATACAAGGAAGAAAGGAGATCAACTTTAGAAGGTAAAACATTTCGGATGCGGTTACCAAAGACAGGTAAGAAGTGTACTCAAATCAtcatttaatattcatattttatgtttttgatGTGAATGAACAAAACTACCATCTGCATGTCTCgggggtgagggggggggggtaatatgcATAAAACACGACCTAATGTTTATTTTAACGTTTTCCTCACAccaccatgggcggaaatcccagggggggacagggggacgtgtcccccctactcaaaatagtaggggggacgcaatatcaaatgtcccacCTACTATTTCTTGtctttaccctttttttttgcttgtcaaatttattttcgtcgaaatgacatgaaatttggggtaataaccttttttttttgcttgtcaaattttccagcccgttgtcccccctaccttttgggagagatttccgcccctgcacaccccaccccctcccgtGCTGCTGCCCCTGTAACATGTTAACACTCTATACCCCTGACTTTAAAAGATCGGATGCGAGGCTGGATTTACTACCAAGCTTAAATCATCCATATTCTTTTTAATCAGTTACACCAATGAAACCGTCTCCTCCCGATCGACGATATATGGCATTCGGAAACAACGTAATAACtatgatcggtctggagtcggtttcactgTTGTGACTATATCCTGTATCAAGTCTATTGATCGTTGACAAACGACATGCACATGCAAATGACAGTGATTGAAAAGAGCTTAGCAAATATCATTTTCACCCCTAATGTAATATTATAgtatattgaatttattttgggtgAAGGCCAATATTTGATTCATTGCATTTGAAGTGTCAATATCatttaattaaattttcatagCCTTTCTTATGCATCGGCGTTTTTTGTGTATGGGATGACAGGAGAGGTGCTCTAATCTGGTTGCGTAATGAGCAAactattttgagggggccagatatggagTATCGggtaaattaataaaaagttgcgagcgagcaacatttcgtcatttttattacaaatatcaaattttgtaataaattttgacactatattcagaaaattaaatcatatttcaccttTCTCTCATTccctttctttcactttctcttttttttttatttggtcgTGATTTGttttgagggagggggggggggggggtaagcacCCAAAGCCCCCCATCTGTACTCCAGTGCTCTAACCAATCAAAAACGTGTTATAAACGTAATTTATGCGGTTTACATTCACTTTCTCTACAAATTGTTGGTCTGCTTCTCAGATAGTCCAATACCACATGGGCTTAATAACTCAATTTGTCTATCAATTTGATCTGTAATTGCCGTTTGGTCTATACAACATTTAGGGTGGTGATAGAAAGTGTACATATAGGCTCGACTTCCGTGTATCACCTCCTTTTTTATTGCCGAACTGACGCTGCCTCAGATTGAGTCCACCTTTGGATGTGGTTTGAAGGCGCCTTCAGGCCGGCTTACGTCCAGAATTGGTATGTGTCTCATCTCCACGTATATAGACCGTCAGGCCGGCTTGACTGTCCACTTAACTAGAAACAGCGAACAACAGTTTTTGctaacaaacaatagaaaatgTTGACATAAAAAGTTAGAGGACTCTTGTCACGTAAATACGCGACGTGAAGGCGGCTGCTGATGTGTATTATGCTAGAGTACACTGGGCGGCGCCAGTTCGCGCCAATGCATAGCGGCTacggaaaaatatatattcgcgGCTGTTGCGCCAAGTGGCTCAAACTGCCTCCCAACTGGCGTGTGGTGGCGCGTAATGTCACCAAAAATTGTATTTGGCGACGTTAAGCGCCACCAGATTGCACTGCACGCCACTATAGGCACCTTATTGGCGGCACTAGGCGCCATAGTCGCTTTGCATTGGCGCCGACAAACGGACTCCTATCAGGGGGTTAATGATCTATAGGTGCCTCCAGACAacaggaggcgcgatagctcagtcggtagagcgggggtttcggatttcggtgacctgggttcgattctcacttagtgcgctagtgccctttggtaaggcatttatcctcattaccaggacCCTCGAGAGGatcttaagccgtcggtcctctggttgcttgctaacaagcattcatgctttcttagcaatcaggtaataAATTACCACCAATATTCACCATCAATATACATTCAGCGTATATAGGTATCACCACCCTAATTGCAGGCGTGAAGACGGATTCAAAGCCGGCGTCACAGGCGGTCTCAAACCCGACGCAGGGGCCTCGTTGTGTCTCCTGTCAACTGGCCTAACTAGATAAAAGACGTAGTACGGTAAGCCGAATTGATTGACAATTATCTGCTTTATTTTACAGGAGCAGCAATGAACAAGACGAATGTTTCTGCTAACATCGATTGGGAATTGATTCCTGTTACATGGGAATGGTGGGTCATCGTTCAACTCGCACTTTCCGTCATCGGCATCGTCGGAAACATTCTCGTCATCATTGTCGTAATCAACCGTGGGAAAACTAGATTCGCAACCGATGTTCTCATCGGAAACCTGGCATTTGCCGACTTCTTGACCTCTTTGTGGATGATACCCCGACCCCAGAGTGATTTGGTACCGGATAACTGGAAAGGAATGCTATACTGCCGGATCGAGTATTCAAATGTCTTCATGTGGATATCCACAGTTGCCTCGGTGTTTATACTCACGGTTATATCCGTGGAGCGGTTAGTTGCTGTCAAGTATCCGCTTAAATTCAAGTTGATTTTCACAATAAAGCGGTCTCTTTGCCTGGTTGGTTTATCATGGATTGGAGCCGCCATATTGAATATTAACACTTTGGCCATTTCTACATACGATAGTGAAAACCACGCTTGCAAGACCGAATTACTAGATCATGCAGTGCACATGACTATAGGTGTTCTGTTATTCATGTTCAAATACATAATACCAATCGCTATCATCGTTGGCAGCTACGTTAAGATAATCCAAATACTTCGCTCTGAAGCGCGTACTTTTCAAGCTGACGGACGCACTGCGTTCCATCCCGCACGGCGAATATCAAAGACAATGCGCAGAATGACGCGCACTGTACTAATCGTCGTCATAGTATTTATCATCTGTTGGTCTCCGGATCAAATATGTTACTTTCTCTTCAATCTCGACCTTTATCCGACGTACATGTACTCGGATATTTCCCGGGTACTCGTCTGCATCGGATTCGTCAATTCTTGTTCGAATCCACTGATCTATTCCGTCAGAAACAAGAAATTTCGAACAGAATTATCCCATTTTCTGTGTATTCCAGCGTCGGATAGCAAACTCCCCTCACATGTGACTCGTTCTGTGGTTAAGTCAGGGGGTATAAAAATGATTTCAGGCCAAGTTCCCAAGTAATGTTTCAtctatttttgttatttctatgACGAAAGCCTTAGAAGTGAACAGGCTGGATTTAGGAAGGGAAGAGGAACAGCAGAACAAATATTCATTCATCGTAATATAATTGAACAAGTCAACGAATGGCAAGCAACATTATATAcctcaatttcatttatttcgaaAAAGCATTCGACTCCGTGCACAGAGACAGCCTATGGAGTATAATGAGAATGTATGGTGTACCAGAAAAGTTAACCAACCTTGTGAAAGCTTTTTACGATGACTTCAAATGTGCAGTGATACATCAAGGGGAAACATCAGAATGGTTTGACATCAAAACAGGAGTAAAACAAGGGTGCAATATATAGTATGTCCGGGTTCTTGTTTCTCATGGTGGTTGATTGGGTCATGTGAAGGACAGTACAATGCGGTGAAATTAGGAATTAGATGGAAATTCACATCAAAGTTAGATGACCTGGATTTGGCAGATGATTTGGCCCTAATAGTATCCACACAACAACATATCCAATTGAAAACAGACAGGTTATGTAGAGAAGCCCAACGAGTTGGCCTAAAAGTAAATTTGCAGAAGACAAAAGTAATGAGAAATAAATGCAGGAAATGTTGACAGAATTCACATCAATGGAGAAGAAAtcgaatataataataataataggcatttatatagcgccatcgaTCTAGAagtattctattccgaggcgcacaagaaaagaaagaatgagagagttcGGATGAGTGTCAATTTGCCAATAACCAATACTGTTAAAAATACAAGACTccagtttagatttgaaggtctccaAGATGTCGACAAATTTGTGTATCTGGGTGCAACATTAACACAATCAGGCGGAGGAATGGGCTGCATGGGCGGCATGGAAAGCAGAATTTCAAAAGGGAGAAATGCATACAGGCAGCTTAACAAAATATGGAACAGTAACAAATTCAAGAGAACAACATAACTCAGGTTTTACAAAACACTGGTAAATTCGGTGATATTATATGGATCTGAAACATGGAAAATGACAGAAGAGGACGAAAGGAAACTCAATACTTTTCAGACGAAGTGTTTAAGAAGaataatgaagataaaatgGCAAGAACACATAAGTAATGAAGAGCTCTTAGACAAGACCAAAATGGAGAAACTGAGCACGACAATAATGAGGAGAAGATGGAAGTTTATTAGGCACACACTAAGGTGGGAACCTGCAAGCATCTGCAACATAGCATTGACCTGGGCACCagaagggaaaaagaaaatggggcaGGCCCAAAACAACTTGGCAGCGAACAGTAGAAAAAGAAAGGACCCTGGCTGGATGGAGGATGTGGACAGAAGCCAGAGCTGTGGCCGGGCTGTGGCCTCTGATAGGTAAATGTGGAGACGCTCGGTGGAGGCCCTATGTGCCACTATAGGCATCTGGAGGATAGGTAACAGGTATGGATACTCAGGAGTTTTCAAAATACACAATTGGTCTGTAGGTGCTCACgtgttaaaaaaatgtaattgccAGTACAACCTCGGATGGATAATTCACTCGTACAATATTGTTAGAGCTTGGTGTGTTTGTACTCTATTCAATTTAAGttcattgcaatttttttaagtGACCGAaccccaaaaaatttgacaaatatggTACAAATATTTAAGAGACACAAATTACAtctaatcatggacctatgaagagatggacattcatctcttcgataatgaattcactaacagctGACTGTTATTGTCAtttgaataacattctcttcatacttgTTTACTTCAGTCCTATGGTCGTTCCCGCGAGAAGGGCTTGAAGCAGTTCGTAATTGGAACTTTATATTTCACAGATTGTATGTGCTGTTGATAACAAATCACTTAAATCGTggaaaatcgatgtgcagttcttGTTTACCTTTGGTCATCTTAGTTTCAtgttaaattaattattatacatgtatgttacaagTAAGTAACGAGTTAGTAGAGTGTgatggggtgtgtgtgtgggtttgGGTGCTtctgtgtgtttgtgtgtttctGATGAATCTGATAACGGCACAGAGGGTTAAATTgggatttttaaagatttatttcttgtatattttgcatatcatgtactttataatttgtatgtattttgatTAACAGGGCCCGATTGCAAACCAGCTTTTTATCTTTGTTAATGTTTTGTATCGTGTATAGCTGAATTGGTTACCCTGTataaagatgtgaaataaataaataaatgaataaataaataaaaatgtgttttatgtTGGAAAATGcctgcatattttaatatagaggcaAATTTGTCATTGATTGTTAACCATTTAAAATCCCATTTTCTCAAAGTTTTTTCCATAATATTCCAGTGCGTCCGGAAGTGTCCGGATCGAATAATATACTTCATATCACagaaatcgtctgcttctcaagtttaCTGCTCCAAATAATATGAAGCATGTTGATCGAAAGGCACATGCTGAAACAGGGTATATCAGCCAACAAAACTAGGACCGGGGAACTGATCCGTCTTTAAGTGATCAGATACgtcttggtagtcatggtaattcCTATTGTCACAACACATGTATATTCTTATTAAGATGCACAAAACCaggtgacggtgactatcattggatcaaagaaatgctcgcgtta includes these proteins:
- the LOC135156294 gene encoding nociceptin receptor-like, translating into MRLPKTGAAMNKTNVSANIDWELIPVTWEWWVIVQLALSVIGIVGNILVIIVVINRGKTRFATDVLIGNLAFADFLTSLWMIPRPQSDLVPDNWKGMLYCRIEYSNVFMWISTVASVFILTVISVERLVAVKYPLKFKLIFTIKRSLCLVGLSWIGAAILNINTLAISTYDSENHACKTELLDHAVHMTIGVLLFMFKYIIPIAIIVGSYVKIIQILRSEARTFQADGRTAFHPARRISKTMRRMTRTVLIVVIVFIICWSPDQICYFLFNLDLYPTYMYSDISRVLVCIGFVNSCSNPLIYSVRNKKFRTELSHFLCIPASDSKLPSHVTRSVVKSGGIKMISGQVPK